The sequence AGAAAAAGTCGTATCCAGTGCATAAAACTCctatttttgtgggttttggagAGGTAATTGGGAGATAGCGCACCCgcatttattattatctttttttggaGAGGCTGCCTACAAACTATAATTACAGATTACCCATAAACTAAGTTTTGAAGTAAAAACTTGTGGAACTCTCTGTCAGTCATTAATAATTTGCCACAAATAGAACCTTGGCAATGCGTGgtaaaatgagagagagatctatccacgcaatatatataaatatatattataatagcTTCTTTTAATATGAATACACTTTCGAAAGTTCTTGAGGGTCCATACATATAACAATATACATAGGCTATTAACAAAAGATTAGCTCTAAGAATTAAGTTTGCTGCATAGGCTATCTGACTAAAACCCATTGCATTGTTCCATTCCCTTGCAGTTCAGGTCTATTGCTTTTGGACCTGAATCAATGTCATTCTGATATTGGCTGTTGAGATCTAGTGTCCCCAACAATCCAGATTTTCTCAATTGGTTGCTACTTTTGTCTCTGTGAGTTGGTGATCTTTTAGCAACTGGTTGCTCTACACAAGTAGTATTAGAAATGGCACTACCAGTTCTCTTCTTCCCACTAGCTTGATTGCTTGTTTCAATGCTCCTTGGCTTGTCTTCTGGGTGTATGTTCATTAATGAAAGTTCAAGAGTAGTTGTATTAGACTTTTGGAGGTCACCACTCTCTTTCATTGGTCTCTTTTCTTCCTTCCTCCCAGAGCTTTCAGATGATGTTAAGGAGCTCTCCATGGAACATATTGTGCCTCTCATTTGATTCCTCTCTACAGTTTTTAGACTCAAACCTCCTAATTCTGTCAATTCTGAGATTGAAGAGCTGGGGCAGCCAGTGTTAACCATTGAGACTAACTGAGAGAGTTCAGCTTTAGCAAGTTCTACTCCCAGTGAAGAAGAATTATACCCAGCAAGTGTTTCCTGAGCTTTCTTTAGTACTGATTGTAAGTACTTCCCTTGGGCTTCAATTCTCAGCTGCAAATGCCTCTGTACCTGCAAACAGAATTCTAACATGATCAGGATGTAATGGtacataaattgaaattttgcatATTGCTAATGGGATCGGTTTATTCGTCATACCTCAATCTGCTCATGCAGTTTCCTTTGCACTTCCATTTGCAATTTGAGAGCCTGAGCAATCTGCAAGCTTCTGATAAACACAACACTTAATCAATAGAAGCTCTTGGGATTATCATTTTCCATCCAAATTCATCAAATAGATGTGATCTATCTCTAACTATTACTCATTATTCTGATTGTGGTTTGCATCACTGGTGATTTCCCTACTGAAATGCCCATC comes from Castanea sativa cultivar Marrone di Chiusa Pesio chromosome 3, ASM4071231v1 and encodes:
- the LOC142627443 gene encoding myb family transcription factor PHL8, producing MGLQNMQNQNMNLVLSTDAKPRLKWTPELHQRFVEAVNQLGGPDKATPKSLMRVMGIPGLTLYHLKSHLQKYRLGKSQQSESCTDSKQEDYREIQTTDGHFSREITSDANHNQNNESLQIAQALKLQMEVQRKLHEQIEVQRHLQLRIEAQGKYLQSVLKKAQETLAGYNSSSLGVELAKAELSQLVSMVNTGCPSSSISELTELGGLSLKTVERNQMRGTICSMESSLTSSESSGRKEEKRPMKESGDLQKSNTTTLELSLMNIHPEDKPRSIETSNQASGKKRTGSAISNTTCVEQPVAKRSPTHRDKSSNQLRKSGLLGTLDLNSQYQNDIDSGPKAIDLNCKGMEQCNGF